In Epinephelus lanceolatus isolate andai-2023 chromosome 7, ASM4190304v1, whole genome shotgun sequence, the genomic stretch TCTACGGCAGAGGACTAGAGACCCTCTGCTGATCCACTGAGGAACCACCAACATCAGTTTATTACACAGCAGGACTGTGCTGGTGTGACTGTGCTGTcctctcagtgtgtctctgtgtgtcctccagGTGGTTTTGTCTCGTCCTCTCCCCTCAGAGGGAACCTTCAGatttacatcacacacaccagGAGAGCACCAGATCTGCCTGCAGCCAGACTCCTCGCAGCCTGCTGGAGGCCTGTTGGTAAGAAAACATGTAttggttgttttatttattgctgcTTTAATGCTGTTATTTATTAAAAGACAACTGTCCGTCCTGATGAACTTCCTGTTGTGTCCTGCAGACAGTTCACCTGGACATCAGAGTGGGCGAAGGCACGTACAGCTACCCTGAGTTggctgttaaagacaaactgacGCAGCTGGCGCTGAGAGTCCGTCAGTTGATAGAGCAGGTCGAAGACATCAAGAGAGGATGCGACTACCACAGGGtcagtctcagtgtgtgtgtgtgtgtttgtgtgtgtgtgagtgtttaaaGACCCACTTACTACATTTATTCTGGAGCTTTCAGCAGCTGTTGTCGCTGCACTGTGCTCAGTTCATCGCCGACACACAGCTGTTGAAACAGGATGAGACCTCGAGACATCAGCTGAAAACAAACTTGCTGTTTCAATAATCAACGTTCACACTGAAATGAATGTTTTCTGTGACGGTTCACTGTCTACACAAAGTTCAAGGAAATagattaatgaataaatgtatgtaatttaatttcaattaaatgataaatacatttatttctaagtatatttttatgcctccatgtctgcacctggtttatcgtccacagaacgaggctgcacgcccacattttcacaacaaaatagaacaggctgcagtgagagtctctctccatgggatatttaaaaatagcagctttgtgcatttagtccttctcaggcaagctcaggggtttagtgttgctgtagcccacaggaagtgaggattagaatatatgaccttcacataatccgctccaaattaatctatatttttaaagtcattactaaaagtgtgtgtcatataaaaactaaagtgatggtcaaagttgtcacagtgaaatttaaggtgtgctgatggattcacgtcatcaactcatgcattgagtaacattacaagttaacgttccaccttaaaagttgccggcagtcggcccagtgaatgaacttattttttctctttcattttatagttgtagtttactgatgtatgaacagaggttacataaaaccagagtgagcgtcctctactgaccaatcagactgcagggtttctagctccaccttttagtaccagatctgtgtgctaggtaccccaacagaggggggaccaaacatggggacgctaaggaacgcttctgttgggaccatccacaacttttactgtggagacagaaactatgaactgaactgaactgaactgaactgaactgaactgctcagtggaaacaggacTTATAGTTTCTGTCCATACGTCTGTCCCGTCCTTGTTAACACAAGAccgcctcaagggaatttctttaaatttggcacaaacgttcacttggactcaacgatgaactgattggatttcagtggtcaaaggtcagtgtgacctcacaaaatatatttttggccataactcaagaattcatacactaacattttttttgtttttgttttttttgcaattttcccgGCTGTGGGACAAATTAAAGGATTGTCTTAAtatgaccaaacttgacacaaatgtctaacaggataaaataatgaaggtcaaaaggtcaaaggtcagcttgactgtgacatcatcatgttttaacgtcatatctcaggaacagaaggggagacatttggtcagatactgaattggtgactctaatcttgaaactgtgctgattgtatagatctgctgtgtgtgaagcatccatgttttcactgacatggatggagactgtcagagaccgAACAAGCAGCTGTATGGGACAAATGTTTGGagtccttttctttctttgagtGAGTGAAGATGAAGGTAGGACACTGAGGAAGAACAGGAGGAATCAGCTGTCTGTTCTCTGTGTTTGATTTTCAGTACAAGGAGGAACATTTCCGTCTGACCAACTACAACACCAACATGTGGATCTTCTGGTGGCCCGTTATCCGCTCTCTCTACGTGGTCCTCTTCATCATCTGGCACACCAAGTCCTGgtaactcctcctcctcctttccttccttctctccaGCTGACTGggtttattttactgtattcaTCCAGACATTCACAAGAAGCTCAAAGTTCTGACTTTAATATGAACTCAGCTTCACTTTTACTTCACGTACTTCTCCTTAAACTAAAAACAGACCTTTTTAACACAACATACAAAACAATTTAACAGCTGTTTCTCAGTCAGACTCTCAAAGTATGAAAGTACGATGAAAAACCAACAGATATGGACTAAAATTATTTGTCATCTGTGTCACATTTCTCAGCACTGCAGCAGTATATGACAATAATTTTATCATGATGTAACTGATTGAATTAATGTGACGTGGATGACTTATCTTTTGTTAATTACATTTTAGACTTTAAAACTTtgaggccttttttttttttttttttttgaggaatCTGAACTAACACTTGCAGATATTCTGTTCACACTGATTCtctttttaataaatgtttgattTGTAGGTGTGAATTTCTAATAAATATCTGATGCTTATACATTCAGACaaattcacttttattttaagttcagttatttatttacataactTCATCCCTCAGTGTAGTTGTAAAAAGGTTTGGAACATTCTTATAACAAAGAGTTTATATAAAACCAACAGTAGAAAATATTCTAATAAATTTACATTTAAtaggaaaataaaacaatgttttatttacaaaatgacattttaggAACATGTGAAGAGTgaactgctgctgtgtgtttcaggtgaaGTCAAACGTCTTCAGTAGCCGTTGGATCTatgaggagaaaataaaaacaatcaaagttATGACCTTGAATATTTCTGGATGTTGAAGTTTAATCAAAGATTTTAAATGTACTGAGAACCCGACACATCAGAGGCCCGTAGGACCGAGTCACCTGGAGAAGGCAGACACGGAGAGGAGTCCCAGCAGGAACTCGAGGCCGTAGAAGCAGAGCAGGACGGCGCTGAGGATGAACTCCAGCCGCAGGACGAAGGTCTGCAGCAGCAGGTAGTAAACAGCCAGCGCTGCGCAGGGGAACAGGATGACGAGCGACGCGCACAAGGCCAGAGAGCGCTCACACAGGTTCCCCTTCCAACCTGAACAACACAGAGATCAGTGAGGTCATCAGTGAGGTCATCAGTGAGGTCATCAGTCTCTCCCGCGTTTCCAGGGCCTTTTTCGGGTTTGTGCGGGTCTAAAATGTCACAGTGATCTGTCTGTTGTTCATGTTTCAGCCCTTCTctgagtttgtttttgtggGACAAGGAAAGTGTTTCATAATCGATGTCGTGTGTGTTCGACCACCTTCTGTTCACGCAGATGGgttaagtgtgtgtttattgttaagatggcgatatcctggagggactgaggTCATCACTGAGGTCtgtgactgcagctgaaacCTCGTGCTGCTGATGATTCTTTTTAAACACAACAACTAACATCCACAGTAAGAACACTTCCGCACTAACTGGctccattttatttcatttagtcCGTCTGTCCGCACAAAGCCGGCTGTCAAACACCTTAAaggtccagacacaccaaactgacatcagacAACTAGCGGCGATGAGAGCCCCCGCTGCGTCGCCTCACTTCgctgtctcggccaaaaagttggacatgaacacaccaaactgacggCAAACAAGCACAaatgttctgcacctgtgtgagaggaaataagtctccacagcagcagacggCAGTCGTTTGTATTCATCATACagaaagggaaacaggaagagcgtcttgacgctagttagccagttagcatgttaacacgATCCATTGTTGAAACAACGACACAAACCAACAGGAAACACTTCTGTTAAACACttgtgaaagcagcacaagaaaagtgatgttgctccaggtGTCAGAGGTttaaagagctcagtggatacagaaaaataatctgacctgaTGAAACAAGTTAGTTTGGTCTCACTTCCTCTGGACTTCAGctctttgttgctttctgtttttcttatcGTGCGCTGACCTGAGCCTTTGACTGACAgccgaccgtcagcttggtgtgtcggGGCCTTTAGACGTCTCCAGAGCGGCACAGTTTTGCCTTGAGCCTGTTttgcacaatgactgaacatCATGAGGACCAAGCTTTAATAAAACGTGGCGGCACTGAAGAACAGTTCAGGTTGTACTGAACAGAAATTCAGAATTAGTAACTGAATTATAATAAAAGTGAGTTCAGATGTTGCTGCTGGAAAAAGAACCTGCAGCTGTCGTCCACACAGTGGCAGCAAAGAACCAAACGATGTGCCTCCTCATTGAGTCCAGTTCAGGTTCAGTCAGAATATTTCTGTCTTGTGTCTCATTCGCTCACCATAAAAGATCCTGAGCGTCTCCAGAGCGAGGAAGAGCGCCAGCAGCACCACGTCCAGGACCAGGTTGTCTGACGGGTACGGGAGTAAAATCCCTGcacacaaaaagaagaagacggTTTATGTATCAACACTTCCAAAAGTTTTAACATTAAAGCCGACTggtctgtgacctctgacctccttcAGCTGTTTGATCTGAGGGAATAACATGTTAAATTATTTGGACCCTGTGACGACATGTTGAGCTGTAGatgctttataaatgaagttCTTGGTCCTCTGAGGACTCTGTCtgtatgttgtgttttattctgTCCACACGTTACTGTGTCTAAAGTCCTGACGTATGAATGTAACCTGTGATTTGCACTTTGTTTTGTCACGTCGCCCTCGTTGATTcactttaataaataaaaactgaaactgtttctaatgtttgagctcgttgtgtgttgctgttcacacata encodes the following:
- the tmed9 gene encoding transmembrane emp24 domain-containing protein 9 isoform X3 — translated: MASGKLLRVFFLLNCFSSFVSCLFFHIGDTERKCFIQELPDDTPLIGNYRTELYDTQRDEYLPTPQDHRIHVSVKDPDDQVVLSRPLPSEGTFRFTSHTPGEHQICLQPDSSQPAGGLLTVHLDIRVGEGTYSYPELAVKDKLTQLALRVRQLIEQVEDIKRGCDYHRYKEEHFRLTNYNTNMWIFWWPVIRSLYVVLFIIWHTKSW
- the tmem216 gene encoding transmembrane protein 216 isoform X1; this translates as MAPGSQPILSSTPLQVLFYLNSWYFAAFYLAEILMFIYKGILLPYPSDNLVLDVVLLALFLALETLRIFYGWKGNLCERSLALCASLVILFPCAALAVYYLLLQTFVLRLEFILSAVLLCFYGLEFLLGLLSVSAFSRSNGY
- the tmem216 gene encoding transmembrane protein 216 isoform X2; the encoded protein is MDKSPESQVLFYLNSWYFAAFYLAEILMFIYKGILLPYPSDNLVLDVVLLALFLALETLRIFYGWKGNLCERSLALCASLVILFPCAALAVYYLLLQTFVLRLEFILSAVLLCFYGLEFLLGLLSVSAFSRSNGY